The window GGTACAGGTCATAGGTGAAGAACACACGGTCGATAACTTCGTTGGTTTCCGGGTTGCGGATTGACAGCATGACGTTTTCGATCAGGCCACCGTGGCCGGGGGCGTAGACTCGGTAGACTTCGGCGGTTACATCGTCCCAGTTGTAGGCGACCGGTTTGACGCCCCAGCGTTTGCGACTGAAGATGAAGATACGGTCATATCGAAACTCATAAATATATATTTTTTGGCGTAGTCGATTGAAGCGAATAGGCTCGTCTCTAGGGGCAACCAGATCAAGCTTGATGTAAGGAATCAAGGCCCACAGTATTGCTGAGGCGGTAATTACCAATGATAGATTCATCAGCCAGTCGTGCCGCCAGTCGTCGTATAATAAATCCCAGTACAAGTAAAGCGTCATTCCAAAAAGAAAAAGCAGGCCCGCAACACCGATTAGAAATATAGCGCCTCGAAGGATGGTGCTGCTCCGTGGCAACTCGAGATAAACATCATCGAAATAGTTGGGCGACGGTTTGACACTCGCCCACACTTTTCTCCACTTTGGCCCTTCATCCACCTTGGGAAGGTCATGGCTCCAGCCAAAACCACGCTCCCACAGAACTTTACCATCACGCTTCACTCGTTAATCTCCCTGACACTAATCTCAATGTACCCACTTGGCAAGCTCCGATCCGGCCAGTACATCACCAACAGCGTAGCTGCCAGAATCGTGTGTTTTCCTATAGTCGCCATAAGCGATATTGAGCCAGAAATCTCTAACTGACAGAGTCCAGTAGAATAAGGTTTCTGCTTCTCGCTAATTGAAATACTGCGGTCGTGATCGGGGATCCGTGGCGATGCAAAGCTGGAAAATGAAGAGGACGGTGAGAGAGGTTGTTCAGCGTTTGCAAAGAAATTGCCCGAAGCAATAGTTTCCCCGCCAACGTAATCAGGGTGATTGCCGTCACCGTGACGATGCACAATCAATTTCCAGCGATATCCCGAGGACCGCTCATCGTACATAGGCAATGCGATCAAGAATTTTAGCTTTTTAGTTATTTCGGTATTAATCAAGCCACCGATTTTCGGAAGTCCTGGATCAGTGGCCAAGCGCGACTCAAAATTCAACTTCGCCTGAACGCCTAGCGTGGCAGCATTGAGTTCGGCAAAAGCGATATCCGCATGTTCCGGAGCATTCCAATGAATGCTCGGCTTTTCGTTTGCTTTTCCAAAGCAGCATCGCCTTACCCACCGCTCCAGATCAGTTGATTCATTTTCCTGAGCCAGTTTACTTAGTTGATAAGCAGCAAGCGTGAGGGCTATCGCCAGTCCCAACGGGCCGAAAAACAAGGGCTTGAGTACTGCAACACTAAACACCATAGTGCCCGAGCCATATAAGAGGAAGGAAAAGAAGTGTTGGCTTCTCGCTGCATCATCACCCGCAGCGGCGGTGCGCTTCATGGCCTTGATTGCTTGAGCCGTATCAAAGACCCCTGCAACCGCACTCACCAAAGCACCAAGCCTTATCAAGGCCCCCCCACTGGCTGCAACACCCTTTGCCCACCCCAAATTCAGTGGACCAGCACTTGATCTCAAAATGAGCCCAACCAGTTCGATTTGCCCTCCCAACACGCCCAACTGCGATCCTTGCAACGCCAACCTGGCCTCATGCGCCTTGGGCCCGATCTCCGTTTCCGCCTTTTCCTGATTCCTGCCCAGGCTGTCCTGCTGCAGATACAACCCGCCTATCGCCAGCAGGACTTCCCAGCTGCCAGCAATCCCGCGCAACCCGGAAAAACCGGTTTTTACCAATCGGGCCGCCTGCTGCGACGTGACCTTCATCCCCTGCAATAATTTGCGCGCATCGGCTTCCAACGTCCCTGCCGCCACCGAGATATCCACCAAGGCAAGCTCCGCCACGCTGCTCGCCTGGGTTACCCCCATGCTGGCCTCCTTGAACAACCGCCCATGCACTTCCTCGGCCTTGCCCTCGACCCACACCGTCACGCTGATCATCGTATTGGTGAACCGCGGGTCGAGCATTGCCAGGCTCATCAAGCCATGCTGGATGATCGGCCGCACCTTGCGCATGGCCTTCATCGAGCCAAACTCGAAGTCATCGATATTGCGGCGCATCCGGTCCCGCGCCTCGGCGATCGACGCATTGGCCTTGTGCTGCAAATCCCGGAGGTGGGCGCTCTGCAAGGCGTAGTACTCGCCCAGCTTCATCTTCACTTCCAGCTCGATCAGGTGGACGCCGTTGTAGAGAAACTGCGTGGCGCTGTTCAGATGCCGCACGGCCTTCTGAATGCCAGGCGACAGGCATGGCGCCAGCCGCTGACTGGCCGCATTGAGCGCGCTCTGCGTTTCAGCAATGGCCTGCTTGAGGGTATTGCGCATGCGCAGGCCGGCGTCATCGCTGGCGATGATCTTGCTCAGCATGCCGTAGAGCTTGTCGCTGTCGTTCCAGTTGATCGCTTCTGTGGCGGAGAAACTGGGCAGCAGCCCGGCCAGCAGTGCCTGGTCGCGCATCAGCAAGGCGCGGTAGGGCGGGCTGTCCGGGTCCTTTAGCCATTTCAACCAGAGCAGTTCGCTGGTGCCGGAAGCGGGAACATGCGGTTCAAGGCGGGGGACGACAGCTTCCGTAATGCCGCCACCCAGGCACAGGGCCATGGTCTTGGCGTAGGCCACCCCGGACTCACGATCGTTACCGTCGTAGTCGTACGCCTCGGCCACCTTGAACATGGGCGTATCGAACAAGGCAACGTACGCCCTTGTGTCCTTGTCGATGTAACGCTGAAACTCGCGCTCCTGCTGCTCGTATTCAGCCTGGAACGCGGCCCGCTGCGGTTCGTGGTAGCGCTCTTCAAGCCGCTCGTCACTCTCCTGCTGCGCACGCTCGACCAACAGCTGCCGCTCGACAGCCGGGTCGGTGAACACCGGCGGCCCATCGCCCGTCATCGGTACCAGCGACGGCACCTTCTGCGCCGCCCATTCCCTGTGCGTGGCACGAATGATCTGCAGGATCTGCGAGGTCTGCAGCTGATAAGCCCGCATCGGTTCTTCACGCCAGGCCTGACGCTTCAGTACCCAGTTCAGGCGCTGATGGTTGTATTCCTGAATCAGCCCGACGGTGTCGTCGAGCACCACCGCCAGCACGCCGTTTTCCAGCTGGTGCCGGTTGATCGCATTGACCAGATACCCACGCAGGGCGAACCGGCGCAACCAGCGGCTGTGGAAGCCATGCGCACTGTCGAAGGGGGCGCAGCCATGCTGGGCATACTCGAACACCTGCTGGTCGACCCCAAGCTTATCGGGCGTCATGGCGATGCCCAGCAGTTCGGGATTGTTGCGGGCCTGAATCAGGTCCAGGCCCTCGAAGCGATGCGCAGGCGACGCGCCGCTCTTGTAGGCGTTCAGCACGCACACCGGCCAAGGATCGCTGGAGAAGGCCAGCCAGGCGCTGGCGTACCTGCTGGTATCGATGTTGAGAAAGGCCGAAGGAATGTCGTGATCTGCGTTCACGCATTTTTCGGGCAGCGGCGAAGGCGGGCCATCTGGCGGCTCGTAAGGGTTGAAGCGGCGCAGATGACCTTGCTCGCTGACGGCATAGGCATGCCAGACCTGCTGGTCGAGCAGCACATACAGGAAGCCCCTGCGCAAGGTGCGCAAGCCGATCTTTGTCGAGATATGCCGGTTATCCGCCACGGTGGAGACACACTCGGGGCGGGTATCGGGCACCAGGGCGCGGCGCAGCGGCAGGATCGGCAGGCCCTGGCGCTCGCAGAACATGCACTGGTCGTGCGGCAGCCCGGCTTCGGCGATCGCGAGGGCAATACGTTGGCTGATGGTCATGAGCGATCCTCGTGTTGGACAGGGCCTTGTCGACCCCTGAACACTAACGGGGAATCGCTTTCTAGAGAGGCATTGGGCTTCCTAAAAGCTTGTAGGAAACGTCTCTGAATAATGGTTTAGCTCTATATGGGGCCATGATCGGTACCCCGGCCTTTTGCGCCACCTGTCGAACCCAAGGCACTGCTGCTGGCCGTTTTCCGTCCGATCTGTATGCGCGATCAACGCGCAAACCCAGGAGAACGTCCATGGCAAACGATCAGAATGACCCCGGCCTCGAGCAAACCGAATCCCAGCCCGGCAGCGGTGACGGAGAGATCCCGCTACCTTCGGATGACGAAGGCCCGATCGAGGAGGAGATGGAGGACGTGCAGGCCAACAATTCGGTTTCTGCCGAGCACCCGCAGCCTCGCTGACGGAATTGCCCGGAACGAATGCGGTTCACACCTTTTCTTGCGAGGTATGCAGCGATGAGCCCCGATCCGAATGCACAAGGCGGCACGAACCTGGACATGCCCACTTCACCTGACCTGGCCGTTGACCCCGACCGCCCGACCATACCCGCCCCTGACGACGACCCGCTCATGAACGAAGAAGAGGGTGCTGATTGGCAGGAGGAAGACAGCTTGGCTGATGACGGCAGGCAGAGCGTGGAGCAGCCCGCGGTAGACCTGGATCAGCGCAGGGAATGACCATTGATAGGGCAGGCCCCTGTGGGAGCGGGTTTACCCGCGAAGAATCCAACTCGGTGTATGGCACCGGCTGCGCCGGTGTTCGCGGGTGAACCCGCTCCCACAGGTACTGCATCTGCCTTGAAGGTTGTGGTGATCCTGTGGGAGCGGGCAAGCCCGCGAAGAATCCAGCGCGGTGGCTGGCACCGGCTGCGCCGGTGTTCGCGGGTGAACCCGCTCCCACAGGTACTGCATCTGCCTTGAAGGTTGTGGTGATCCTGTGGGAGCGGGCAAGCCCGCGAAGAATCCAGCGCGGTGGCTGGCACCGGCTGCGCCGGTGTTCGCGGGTGAACCCGCTCCCACAGGTACTGTGGCTGCCTTGAAGGTTGTGGTGATCCTGTAGGAGCTGGCTTGCCTGCGATGGGCTGCGCAGCAGCCCCCTGGCATGCTCGCCGGCGTATCACCCCCGTCGCAACGCAGCCGCCAGCCCCACTGTCAGGACCACGGCACAAAGCATGGCCAGGCTGATGGCAATTGCGACACCCCAGGCATCGAGCAGCCCCGCCAATACCAGATAAAACGCAATCACCCCCACCGCCCCGATCGCATTGCCCCGCACCATCGCCGCCATTCCTGCACGGCCAGTCTGCACATGGGCGAACACCACCAGCGGCCAGGCAATCACCGGGATCGGCGCCAGCATCCCGCTGGTCGCCGGGCCCAGCCAGTTGGCCAAGCTTGTGGTGACCATCAGCAACGAAGTGGCAGACACCATGCGCAGAGGGATTTCCCAAAATCGATGCCGGGGCCGGACCAGGGTGTCCGGCCTGGGCTCGCGGCCGCTGGCGCGTATCAGCACGCCGATCAGCACCAGCGCCACGGCAATCGACAGGTACAGGTTGCCCCCGTGGGTAAACGCGTAGGCCGCGACGCCATAGAACAGCATCGCCAGCAATACGGCCCAGCCGATGCCGAGCCTGCGTGTGGCGAACAGGTAGAAGGTGTACGTGGCCTGCACCGCCGCCAGGCCGCCCAGCGCGCCGGGCACCGCACCCAGGGCAAAGGCCGTGCCCTGTTCCAGGCACAGGAAGGTCATTACCAAGGCCGAAGTGATCGGCAGGCCGGACAGCAACCCACCGAGCAGGCCGCCCCAGCGACGCGAGGCGAGGGAGATGGCCCACATCAGGAGCGGGGTGACGATCAGCTTGAGGTAGAACAGGGTCATCGCAGGGCTATCCAGATGTGCGAAAGGTGCGCCCGCCGTCGATATTGGTAGGGCGCAGATGAATCAGCTGCGGCTGGCCTCCAGCGCCTGGGCCAGGTCGGCGATGATGTCGTCGCTGTGCTCGATGCCGATCGACAGGCGCACCATGTCCCGTGGCACGCCGGCCTTTTCCAGCTCCTCGTCATTGAGCTGGCGGTGGGTGGTAGAGGCGGGGTGGCAGGCCAGCGACTTGGCGTCGCCGATGTTCACCAGGCGCACCACCAGCTGCAACGCATCGATGAAGCGCGCACCGGCCGCCTGGCCGCCCTTGATGCCGAACGACAGGATCGAAGCTGGTTTGCCGCCGGTGTAGCGCTGGGCCAGTTCATGCTCGGGGTGGTCAGGCAGCCCTGCATATTTCACCCACGCTACCTGCTCGTGGGCTTGCAGGTAACGGGCGACCTTCAGCGCGTTCTCGGTGTGGCGTTCCATGCGCAAGGCCAAGGTTTCCAGGCCTTGCAGGATCAGAAAGGCGTTGAACGGCGACAGCGCTGCACCGGTGTTGCGCAACGGCACCACGCGGCAGCGGCCGATGAAGGCGGCGGGGCCGAAGGCTTCGGTGTAAGTGACACCATGGTAGGACGGGTCGGGGGTGTTGAGCAGGGCGAAGCGCTCCTTGTTGTCCGCCCAGGGGAACTTGCCGGAGTCGATGACGATGCCGCCGATGCTGGTGCCATGCCCGCCGATGTACTTGGTCAGCGAGTGCACGACGATATCGGCACCGTGCTCGAACGGCCGGCACAGCACCGGGGTGGCCACGGTGTTGTCGACGATCAGCGGCACACCATGGCGGTGAGCGGCCTCGGCCAGCGCGGCGATGTCGACGATATTGCCGGCAGGGTTGCCGATGGACTCGCAGAACACCGCCTTGGTGCGAGAATCGATCAGCGCTTCGAGGGCGGCGATGTCGTCATGGGCGGCGAAGCGGGTATGGATGCCCATGCGCGGCAGGGTGTGGGCCAGCAGGTTGTAGGTGCCGCCGTACAGCTTGGCCACCGAGACAATGTTGTCGCCGGCCTCGGCGACGGTCTGGATGGCATAGGTGATGGCCGCCATGCCGGAGGCCACCGCCAGCGCGCCAACCCCGCCCTCCAGGGCGGCCATGCGCTGCTCGAGCACGTCGTTGGTGGGGTTCATGATGCGCGAGTAGATGTTACCGGCCACCTTCAGGTCGAACAGGTCGGCGCCGTGCTGGGTGTCGTCGAAGGCGAAGGAGGTGGTCTGGTAGATCGGTACGGCCACTGCCCGGGTGGTCGGGTCGGGGCTGAAGCCTGCGTGGATAGCGAGGGTTTCCAGCTTCATGCAATCGTTCCTT of the Pseudomonas asiatica genome contains:
- a CDS encoding DUF6708 domain-containing protein, whose amino-acid sequence is MKRDGKVLWERGFGWSHDLPKVDEGPKWRKVWASVKPSPNYFDDVYLELPRSSTILRGAIFLIGVAGLLFLFGMTLYLYWDLLYDDWRHDWLMNLSLVITASAILWALIPYIKLDLVAPRDEPIRFNRLRQKIYIYEFRYDRIFIFSRKRWGVKPVAYNWDDVTAEVYRVYAPGHGGLIENVMLSIRNPETNEVIDRVFFTYDLYQGEAYWAIARLFMQQGPEALPAFVHPPRDWNDDDGLSHMHCLAPKVHWPEEIDRESRTAPSD
- a CDS encoding T6SS effector BTH_I2691 family protein; amino-acid sequence: MTISQRIALAIAEAGLPHDQCMFCERQGLPILPLRRALVPDTRPECVSTVADNRHISTKIGLRTLRRGFLYVLLDQQVWHAYAVSEQGHLRRFNPYEPPDGPPSPLPEKCVNADHDIPSAFLNIDTSRYASAWLAFSSDPWPVCVLNAYKSGASPAHRFEGLDLIQARNNPELLGIAMTPDKLGVDQQVFEYAQHGCAPFDSAHGFHSRWLRRFALRGYLVNAINRHQLENGVLAVVLDDTVGLIQEYNHQRLNWVLKRQAWREEPMRAYQLQTSQILQIIRATHREWAAQKVPSLVPMTGDGPPVFTDPAVERQLLVERAQQESDERLEERYHEPQRAAFQAEYEQQEREFQRYIDKDTRAYVALFDTPMFKVAEAYDYDGNDRESGVAYAKTMALCLGGGITEAVVPRLEPHVPASGTSELLWLKWLKDPDSPPYRALLMRDQALLAGLLPSFSATEAINWNDSDKLYGMLSKIIASDDAGLRMRNTLKQAIAETQSALNAASQRLAPCLSPGIQKAVRHLNSATQFLYNGVHLIELEVKMKLGEYYALQSAHLRDLQHKANASIAEARDRMRRNIDDFEFGSMKAMRKVRPIIQHGLMSLAMLDPRFTNTMISVTVWVEGKAEEVHGRLFKEASMGVTQASSVAELALVDISVAAGTLEADARKLLQGMKVTSQQAARLVKTGFSGLRGIAGSWEVLLAIGGLYLQQDSLGRNQEKAETEIGPKAHEARLALQGSQLGVLGGQIELVGLILRSSAGPLNLGWAKGVAASGGALIRLGALVSAVAGVFDTAQAIKAMKRTAAAGDDAARSQHFFSFLLYGSGTMVFSVAVLKPLFFGPLGLAIALTLAAYQLSKLAQENESTDLERWVRRCCFGKANEKPSIHWNAPEHADIAFAELNAATLGVQAKLNFESRLATDPGLPKIGGLINTEITKKLKFLIALPMYDERSSGYRWKLIVHRHGDGNHPDYVGGETIASGNFFANAEQPLSPSSSFSSFASPRIPDHDRSISISEKQKPYSTGLCQLEISGSISLMATIGKHTILAATLLVMYWPDRSLPSGYIEISVREINE
- a CDS encoding bifunctional O-acetylhomoserine aminocarboxypropyltransferase/cysteine synthase, which translates into the protein MKLETLAIHAGFSPDPTTRAVAVPIYQTTSFAFDDTQHGADLFDLKVAGNIYSRIMNPTNDVLEQRMAALEGGVGALAVASGMAAITYAIQTVAEAGDNIVSVAKLYGGTYNLLAHTLPRMGIHTRFAAHDDIAALEALIDSRTKAVFCESIGNPAGNIVDIAALAEAAHRHGVPLIVDNTVATPVLCRPFEHGADIVVHSLTKYIGGHGTSIGGIVIDSGKFPWADNKERFALLNTPDPSYHGVTYTEAFGPAAFIGRCRVVPLRNTGAALSPFNAFLILQGLETLALRMERHTENALKVARYLQAHEQVAWVKYAGLPDHPEHELAQRYTGGKPASILSFGIKGGQAAGARFIDALQLVVRLVNIGDAKSLACHPASTTHRQLNDEELEKAGVPRDMVRLSIGIEHSDDIIADLAQALEASRS